CTCGACGGTAAGCCAGGAGTTTTCCGCCAGTTCGGATTCGAGCTGGCCCTCGCCCCAGGAGGCATAGCCCAGCGTAACCAGCACGCGCCTGGGGCCGGCGCCGTGCGACAGGGCTTCGAGCACGTCCTTGGAGGTGGTCATCTCCAGCCCGCCGGCGGCAATCTGCATGGTCGATGCGTAGGGCGAGGTGTCCTCCCCCTCGATCGGCTCGTGCGGGCGCATGGCGTCGTGCAGCACGAAGCCGCGCTCGGTCTGCAGCGGGCCGCCGTGGAAGACCGGCGCGCCGCTCAAGTCCTTGCGACCCAGGTTGAGATCGACCTTTTCCAGCAGGCTGTCCAGGTCGATGCCCATGGGCTTGTTGATGACCAGGCCCAGGGCGCCGCGTTCGCTGTGCTCGCACAGATAGACGACGCTGCGCGAGAAAAAGGAGGACGCCTCTTCCAGGCCGGGCATGGCAATCAGGAAGTGGTGCGTCAGGTTCATGGTCGGGCTGGAGTCGGACATACGCCTGATTTTAGGCGCAAGCCCTTGCCCGCACGGCCCGCAGCAAGGCTGCGCCCGGCCCGGGCCGGGCGCGCAGCTCAGGCCGGCTGAGCCGCAGCCTGCTGGCGCGTGTAGTGCTGCACCAGGCCCAGCAGCTCCTCGTCCGAGTAGGGCTTGCCCAGGTAGTGGTTGACGCCCAGCTCCATGGCGTGCTCACGGTGCTTTTCGGCAATGCGCGAGGTGATCATGATGATGGGCAAGTCCTGCAGCGCGGCGTCGCCACGGATGTTGCGCGCCAGATCGAAGCCGTCCATGCGCGGCATCTCGATGTCCGACAGCACCACCGCCGGGCGCTCCTCCTGCAGCCGCTCCAGCGCCTGCAGGCCGTCGGCGGCCAGGGCCACGCGGTAGCCCTCGCGCACCAGCAGACGCTGGGTCACGCGGCGCACGGTGATGGAGTCATCCACGACCAGCACCAGCGGCACCAACGGTGCAGCAGCGGCAGCGGCCGGCACGGCACCCCCGGCGCCTGCGGCCACGATGCCGGCCGCCCGTGGGTCGCCGTGCAGCAGAGGCGCCAGCGTGCCGGCCTGCAGTTGCTCGCCATACACGTTGGCCAGGGCCACCGGGTTGTAGATCAGCACCACGGCGCCCGAGGCCAGCACCGACATGCCGGCCAGACCAGGCAGGCGCGACAGCTGCGGCCCCAGGTTCTTGACCACCACCTCCTGGTTGCCCAGCACTTCGTCCACGTGCATGGCCAGGCGCTGCGCAGCGCTGCGCAGGATGACCACCGGTCGGCTCTTGCTGCCGGCCTCGTCACTGCGCGCCGAGGACTGCAGCAAGGCACCCGCCCAGTGCAGGGGCAGGGCCTCGCCGCCATGCTCGAAGGTGTGGCTGGCATAGGCTGCTTCGAGCTGCGCGTCGCTGCTGCGGCGCACCAGCTCGACCAGCGCGGCCGGCACGCCGAAGACCAGCGTGCCGGCGCGCAGCATGACCACCTGCGTCACCGCTGTGGTCAGCGGCAGCACCATCCGGAACGCCGTGCCCTGCCCTGCCTCGGTCTCGGTCTCCACGCGTCCGCCCAGGGCGCCGACCTCGGTGCGCACCACGTCCATGCCGACGCCACGGCCCGACAGCGCCGTCACTTCGCTGGCTGTGGAAAAGCCCGGCTGGAAGATCAGTTGCGCCGCCTCGACATTGCCGATGCGGGCATCCGGGGCGATCAGGCCCAGCCCGAGCGCCTTGGCGCGGATGCGCTCGACATTCAGCCCGGCGCCATCGTCGCGAAATTCGACGGCAACGTCGTTGCCCTCGTGGCGCAGCCCGATGGTGATGGTGCCGACCGCCGGCTTGTGCGCGGCCTGGCGCTGCTCGGGCGTCTCGATGCCGTGGCTGATGCAGTTGCGCAGCAGGTGCTCGAAGACCGGCGTCATCCGGTCGAGTACGCCGCGATCCATTTCGATGGCGCCGCCGGTGATGTCCAGCTTGACCTGCTTGGCCATTTCCTTGGAGGACTGGCGCACCACGGCATACAGGCGCTCGGCAATGCTCTCGAACTCGACCATGCGTGTGCGCAGCAGGTCGCGCTGCAGCTCACGCGCCTGGCGCCCCTGGGCGATCAGGTCGTCCTCGGCGCCTTCCATGGCGCGCTGCATGTTGCGCTGCACCGTGGCCACGTCGTTGACCGACTCGGCCATCATGCGCGTGAGCTCCTGCACTCGCGTGAAGCGATCGAACTCCAGCGGATCGAAGCCTGCTGCCGAGTCGCGCGACAGGGCCAAGCGCGACTGCATCTGGCTTTCCGCCTGCATCTCGATGTCGCGCAGCTGCTGACGCAGGCGCTCCAGGTTGCCGGTCAAGTCGTTCAGCGAGCTGCGCATCTGGCCCATGCGCGCCTCCAGGCGCGAGCGGGCAATCATGACCTCGCCAGCCTGGTTGACCAGACGATCGAGCAGCTGCGAGCGCACGCGCACCGACTGCCCGGCCTGGCTGGCACGCGCTGGTACGGCGCGCGCTGCAGCGGTCGGAGAGGGTTGCACCGCCGATGCCGCAGCCGGCTGGGGGAAGGCCGGCTGCGCATCCGCCCCGGACAGCGGCAACGGCAACGACTCTGCAGCGCTGGCCTGCGGCGCCACCGTGACCGCTTCGGTCAGGGGTTGGGCGCCAATGGTGCGCAAGTTGTCGAAGTCCGCCTGCAGGGCGTCCAGGCGCCCCAGCAGCGGCTCGATGTCGCTGGTCTGCGCGCCCTCGGAAGGAATGTGCTCGACGGCGCTCTCCATGCGGTGCGCCATTTCTCCCAACCGCATGGCACCAGCCAGGCGGGCGCTGCCCTTGAGCGTGTGCAGCGCCCGCAGCAGCTCGCTACGGGCACTCAGGTTGTCCGGGCGCGCGGCCCACTGGCGCAGCGCGCCGCCCAGGCGCGGCAGCAGCTCGACGGCCTCTTCCTCGAAGATCGGAAACAGGTCGGGGTCAATGGTGTCCAGCGCGTCGATGTCGTCCTCATCCGGCACGGCTGACCCTGCGGCTGCATCGACCCTGGGCTCGGCGTCGGGCAGCACCGAGGACGTGGGCCAGAGCACGGCGACCTCAGGTGCTGCGGCAGCGGGCTGGACAGGAGCCGGCCCGTGCGCAGCCAGGGCGTCCGGCGTCTGCGGCATGTCCGGCACGATCTGCTCCAGCCCGGGCGGCAGCTCGTCAGCCAGCGGCGAAGGCGCGCTGGTGACCTCCAACTGCAGCAATTCGCGCAGCTGCACCAGTACCTGGGCGTTGGGCTCCTTGAGGAAGCCGGCGGCAAATTGGTGCAGCAACCGGCGAATATCGGTGGCCGCAGCATTCACGATCCGACCCTGCTCGACCGACCCACCGGGCAGCAGCTGCAGATGCTGCAACACATGCTCCAGCGTGCGCGCCAGCTCGGACAGCGCAGTGAAGCCGACGGTGCCGGAACTGCCGGCCAGCGAATGCGCCAGCGCCACGGCCAGATCGGGCACCGGCCGATGCAGCTCCAGCGCCCATTCCTGCAGCGAGGTGACCAGGTGGCGTGACCACTCGTCGGCCTCGTTCAGATAGACGTTGTACAGCGGTATGCCGATGCGCAGATCGCCAATGACCTTGGTTTCGTCGGCAGGCGGCTCGACAGGGGTCTCGGCGGGTGGCTGGATGGGGGGCTGCTCCGCAGGCAGGTCGGCAAGACCTGCCACCATCAGCGGCGCGGGCGGCTCCAGCGATATCTCCAGCGGCGGCTCAGGCGACAAGTCGGGCAGGGCAGACTCGGGCAGCAGCTCGGACAAAGCCGCCTCGGGTGGCAACGCCACTGCATCATCGAGCGCCGCCTCCGGCCGGGCTGCGGCCATGCCGTCGTCGGCCTGTGGCGCCTCGGCAGGCGCCTCCTCTGCAGGCTCCAGCACCAGTTGAACCTCGGCATCCTGCGGCGCCAGGAAGAAAGTGTCCTGGAGGTCTGGTTCCGCTGGCGGCAAGGCCGGAGCGGTCTGCGCTGGCTGCACCGACGGCTCCGGCTGGGCCTCCATGGCCTGGAGCGCCTTTTCGAAAAAGGCAAAGTCGATCTCTTCGCCCACGGCCAGGGGAGCTTGCTCCTGCGGCTGTGCCACAGCCTCGGCAGACGGCGGCTCGCTACCGATCCAGGTATCGGCAAAGTCTCTGACCGGCTCGTCGGCGTCCAGCTCGGGTACGGCCTCGGCAGGGGTCGGCTCCTCGGGAACCGCCTGCACGAGAGCATCCTCCAGCAGCGATGCTGCTTCAGGCAAGCTCGGCTGCGGCAGGATGTCCGGCTCGGGGCCGCAGCCGGCTCCAAGAGCAGTGGCGGCTCGGGCACCAATTCTGCCGTC
This portion of the Melaminivora jejuensis genome encodes:
- a CDS encoding YqgE/AlgH family protein, with protein sequence MSDSSPTMNLTHHFLIAMPGLEEASSFFSRSVVYLCEHSERGALGLVINKPMGIDLDSLLEKVDLNLGRKDLSGAPVFHGGPLQTERGFVLHDAMRPHEPIEGEDTSPYASTMQIAAGGLEMTTSKDVLEALSHGAGPRRVLVTLGYASWGEGQLESELAENSWLTVEADPQVIFDAPAPERYDQALALLGLKSWMLSSTAGHA
- a CDS encoding response regulator, whose product is MVAGLADLPAEQPPIQPPAETPVEPPADETKVIGDLRIGIPLYNVYLNEADEWSRHLVTSLQEWALELHRPVPDLAVALAHSLAGSSGTVGFTALSELARTLEHVLQHLQLLPGGSVEQGRIVNAAATDIRRLLHQFAAGFLKEPNAQVLVQLRELLQLEVTSAPSPLADELPPGLEQIVPDMPQTPDALAAHGPAPVQPAAAAPEVAVLWPTSSVLPDAEPRVDAAAGSAVPDEDDIDALDTIDPDLFPIFEEEAVELLPRLGGALRQWAARPDNLSARSELLRALHTLKGSARLAGAMRLGEMAHRMESAVEHIPSEGAQTSDIEPLLGRLDALQADFDNLRTIGAQPLTEAVTVAPQASAAESLPLPLSGADAQPAFPQPAAASAVQPSPTAAARAVPARASQAGQSVRVRSQLLDRLVNQAGEVMIARSRLEARMGQMRSSLNDLTGNLERLRQQLRDIEMQAESQMQSRLALSRDSAAGFDPLEFDRFTRVQELTRMMAESVNDVATVQRNMQRAMEGAEDDLIAQGRQARELQRDLLRTRMVEFESIAERLYAVVRQSSKEMAKQVKLDITGGAIEMDRGVLDRMTPVFEHLLRNCISHGIETPEQRQAAHKPAVGTITIGLRHEGNDVAVEFRDDGAGLNVERIRAKALGLGLIAPDARIGNVEAAQLIFQPGFSTASEVTALSGRGVGMDVVRTEVGALGGRVETETEAGQGTAFRMVLPLTTAVTQVVMLRAGTLVFGVPAALVELVRRSSDAQLEAAYASHTFEHGGEALPLHWAGALLQSSARSDEAGSKSRPVVILRSAAQRLAMHVDEVLGNQEVVVKNLGPQLSRLPGLAGMSVLASGAVVLIYNPVALANVYGEQLQAGTLAPLLHGDPRAAGIVAAGAGGAVPAAAAAAPLVPLVLVVDDSITVRRVTQRLLVREGYRVALAADGLQALERLQEERPAVVLSDIEMPRMDGFDLARNIRGDAALQDLPIIMITSRIAEKHREHAMELGVNHYLGKPYSDEELLGLVQHYTRQQAAAQPA